In one window of Enterobacteriaceae endosymbiont of Plateumaris rustica DNA:
- a CDS encoding Do family serine endopeptidase produces the protein MKKLKLIVYFLFCIIISTQTSFKIDAKSLPPQLFNQKLPSLSKMLDKVMPAVVSITVDGSVITHDFNLPQDLQQFMGEHSQFCSEESPLRDTPLCPGNRDSTIESNFHSIASGVIIDAKNGYIITNNHVIENAKKIEVELMDGSYYEASIIGKDSLLDIALIKIKNAKNLVSLKLADSEKLKVGDYTVAIGNPFGLGNTVTTGVISALGRSGINTNHFENYIQTDAAMNSGNSGGALINLNGELIGINTAILSPDGGNVGVGFSIPSNTIMNLTHQLIKFGRIRHVSFGIIGVGVNKQLAKIMKAPKYVTGGTFVSSVLKDSSAYNGGIKAGDIIIAMNNKTFNSFYSLRSLISALPVGTKIKITVIRNSKVKHLIITLQEDPDSVIYFSMFSSGIEGANLKNFVINKGKNKNQKLRCVQVTNIADDSFADSIGLEPEDIILDINKIAVHSVKDIKNITKTKPLIIVIHILRDNTNIYLLTTNSEILDE, from the coding sequence ATGAAAAAATTAAAATTAATCGTATATTTTTTATTTTGTATTATCATATCAACACAAACATCATTTAAAATTGATGCAAAATCATTACCACCTCAATTATTTAATCAAAAATTACCTAGTTTATCTAAAATGTTAGATAAGGTAATGCCTGCTGTTGTAAGCATAACAGTAGATGGTAGTGTTATAACTCATGATTTTAATTTACCTCAAGACTTACAACAATTTATGGGAGAACATTCACAATTTTGTAGTGAAGAATCTCCATTAAGAGATACTCCTTTATGTCCAGGAAATCGTGATTCTACTATAGAATCAAATTTTCATTCAATAGCATCTGGAGTTATAATAGATGCTAAAAATGGATATATCATTACTAATAATCATGTTATAGAAAATGCTAAAAAAATTGAAGTTGAATTAATGGATGGTAGTTATTATGAAGCTAGTATTATAGGTAAAGATTCTTTATTAGATATAGCATTAATTAAAATAAAAAATGCTAAAAATCTTGTAAGTTTAAAATTAGCTGACTCTGAAAAATTAAAAGTTGGAGATTATACTGTTGCTATAGGTAATCCTTTTGGATTAGGTAATACTGTAACAACTGGTGTTATATCAGCTTTAGGACGTAGTGGAATTAATACAAACCATTTTGAAAATTATATTCAAACAGATGCTGCTATGAATAGTGGTAATTCTGGTGGTGCTTTAATAAATTTAAATGGTGAATTAATTGGTATTAATACTGCTATTTTATCTCCTGATGGAGGTAATGTAGGAGTCGGTTTTTCTATACCTAGCAATACAATTATGAATTTAACTCATCAATTAATTAAATTTGGTAGAATAAGACATGTTTCATTTGGTATTATAGGTGTAGGTGTTAATAAACAATTAGCTAAAATAATGAAAGCTCCTAAATATGTAACAGGAGGAACATTTGTTAGTAGTGTTTTAAAAGACAGTTCTGCATATAATGGTGGAATTAAAGCAGGTGATATAATAATTGCAATGAATAATAAAACATTTAATAGTTTTTATTCATTAAGATCATTAATAAGTGCATTACCTGTTGGTACTAAAATAAAAATTACTGTTATCCGTAATAGTAAAGTAAAACATTTAATTATTACATTACAAGAAGACCCAGATAGTGTAATATATTTTTCAATGTTTTCTTCTGGAATAGAAGGTGCTAATTTAAAAAATTTTGTTATTAATAAAGGAAAAAATAAGAATCAAAAATTAAGATGTGTTCAAGTTACAAATATAGCTGATGATTCTTTTGCTGATAGTATTGGTTTAGAACCAGAAGATATTATTTTAGATATTAATAAAATTGCAGTTCATTCTGTAAAAGATATAAAAAATATTACTAAAACAAAACCATTAATTATTGTTATACATATTTTAAGAGATAATACTAATATATACTTATTAACAACAAATTCTGAAATTCTTGATGAATAA
- the rpiA gene encoding ribose-5-phosphate isomerase RpiA codes for MLEKFKKIASQAALKYINNNDIVGIGTGTTIKYFINMLSNFKKKINGFVSTSITSTNELKKYNFNIYNSNEVDIINIYFDSADEINNNMEMIKGGGAALTNEKIISSIADKFICIVDQSKHVNILGKTHPLPIEIIPMAKSYVTKELSKLGGLLKYRKGIITEHGNIILDIYNLEITEPVKLEKYINSIAGVVTVGLFTNRRADIIITGNYDYTVSTIKNIKL; via the coding sequence ATGTTAGAAAAATTTAAAAAAATTGCTTCTCAAGCTGCTTTAAAATATATAAATAATAATGATATTGTTGGTATTGGCACAGGTACAACAATAAAATATTTTATAAATATGTTATCTAATTTTAAAAAAAAAATTAATGGTTTTGTTTCTACTTCTATTACATCAACAAATGAATTAAAAAAATATAATTTTAATATATATAATAGTAATGAAGTAGATATTATTAATATATATTTTGATAGTGCTGATGAAATAAATAATAATATGGAAATGATAAAAGGAGGTGGAGCTGCATTAACTAATGAAAAAATTATTTCTAGTATTGCTGATAAATTTATATGTATTGTAGACCAATCTAAACATGTAAATATTTTAGGTAAAACACATCCTTTACCTATTGAAATTATACCTATGGCTAAATCATATGTTACTAAAGAATTATCTAAATTAGGGGGTTTATTAAAATATAGAAAAGGAATTATTACAGAACATGGAAATATAATATTAGATATATATAATTTAGAAATTACTGAACCAGTAAAATTAGAAAAATATATAAATTCTATTGCAGGAGTAGTAACAGTAGGTTTATTTACTAATAGACGTGCAGATATCATTATAACAGGAAATTATGATTATACTGTATCTACTATAAAAAATATAAAATTATGA
- the dapF gene encoding diaminopimelate epimerase, with translation MEFTKMHTLSNDFVVINNIKQYYHLEKNIIKKLSNRYTSIGFDQLLMIESSKNKNIDFHYRIFNADGNEVNQCGNGARCFAKYVRFKKLTLKNNICVSTNTNIIYLKILENNKICVNMGVPLFDPESIPFLGKKSKNKYSLLFNNEQIFFDIVSLGNPHCIIQVNNLSNISINLIGSFIQNHKLFPNKVNVGFMELINSHNIKLRVFERGVGETNACGTGACAAVAVGIKKYFLSNKVKVNLLGGYLNIKWKGNNNNMFMKGDAHYVYDGEINL, from the coding sequence ATAGAATTTACTAAAATGCATACGTTAAGCAATGATTTTGTTGTTATAAATAATATAAAACAATATTATCATTTAGAAAAAAATATTATTAAAAAATTATCAAATAGGTATACAAGTATAGGATTTGATCAATTATTAATGATAGAATCATCTAAAAATAAAAATATTGATTTTCATTATCGTATATTTAATGCAGATGGTAATGAAGTAAATCAATGTGGTAATGGAGCAAGATGTTTTGCAAAATATGTAAGATTTAAAAAATTAACTTTAAAAAATAATATATGTGTTAGTACAAATACTAATATTATTTATTTAAAAATTTTAGAAAATAATAAAATATGTGTTAACATGGGTGTACCCTTATTTGATCCTGAATCAATACCTTTTTTAGGAAAAAAATCAAAAAATAAATATTCATTATTATTTAATAATGAACAGATTTTTTTCGATATTGTTTCTTTAGGTAATCCTCATTGTATTATTCAAGTAAATAATTTATCTAATATTTCTATTAATTTGATAGGTTCTTTTATTCAAAATCATAAATTATTTCCAAATAAAGTTAATGTAGGATTTATGGAATTAATTAATTCTCATAATATTAAATTACGTGTTTTTGAACGAGGTGTAGGTGAAACTAATGCCTGTGGTACAGGAGCTTGTGCTGCTGTAGCTGTAGGTATAAAAAAATATTTTTTATCTAATAAAGTCAAAGTTAATTTACTAGGAGGATATTTAAATATAAAATGGAAGGGTAATAATAATAATATGTTCATGAAAGGTGATGCTCACTATGTTTATGATGGTGAAATAAATTTATAA
- a CDS encoding UvrD-helicase domain-containing protein, translating to MHNIKLLNNLNDKQRQVVSSTRKNLLVLAGAGSGKTLVLVHRIAWLISIENCCPKSILAVTFTNKAAKEIKNRVLKLIGKKQQDIWIGTFHSFAHYLLRIHYLEANLPKNFQIIDNDDQKRLVKRIINIMNLNINEQRYSIKYIIKCIDKIKNNCLKYYENKVIDIPIYQIYDKYQELCKFNGVVDFNELIFKLYKLLLHNKNILKIYQKRFQNILIDEFQDTNSIQYSCIYLLYKKNYKAKVTIVGDDDQSIYGWRGAKIENINHFLKDFHNVETILLEQNYRSTNNILNAANKLISNNNLTRLEKKLWTNTNNGKLISIYFALNEFDEANFIINYIKNNLIKKNIQLNNCVILYRNNSQSRIIEENMLRNNIPYKITGGVRFCERQEIKNTLSYLKLISNHNDDSSFERIINIPKRGIGIVTINTIKSIAKKFNLTLWKASKFIINEKKNILNTIIYNSIKKFIFLIKYLKENTINYTLPIKIEKIIKFSGLWNLYLKDNTKINNLKELINSSTQFIEFNSINTNNSNLIEFLSQTILEYENKKKEQEDKKNNFIQMMTIHASKGLEFSQVFIIGMEEGIFPNKLSLNNNEYLYEERRLAYVGITRAKKKLILTYTKKRSFYGKEINSLPSRFIKELPNKCIKKISYLDYRKDSTNIICNNNDFYLGQTIYHSTFGKGIILKIEQIKNNKKIKIAFTNIGIKWIMSNYIKIYNK from the coding sequence ATGCATAATATAAAATTATTAAACAATTTAAATGATAAACAACGACAAGTAGTATCTTCAACTCGTAAAAATTTATTAGTATTAGCAGGAGCAGGAAGTGGTAAAACACTTGTATTAGTTCATAGAATAGCATGGTTAATATCAATTGAAAATTGTTGTCCAAAATCTATTTTAGCTGTAACTTTTACTAATAAAGCTGCTAAAGAGATAAAAAACAGAGTTTTAAAATTAATTGGTAAAAAACAACAAGATATTTGGATAGGAACTTTCCATAGTTTTGCTCATTATTTACTTAGAATTCATTATTTAGAAGCAAATTTACCTAAAAATTTTCAAATAATAGATAATGATGATCAAAAACGTTTAGTGAAACGTATTATTAATATAATGAATTTGAATATAAATGAGCAAAGATATTCAATTAAATATATTATAAAATGCATTGATAAAATTAAAAATAATTGTTTAAAATATTATGAAAATAAGGTAATCGATATACCAATTTATCAAATATATGATAAATATCAAGAATTATGTAAATTTAACGGTGTTGTAGATTTTAATGAATTAATATTTAAATTATATAAATTATTATTACATAATAAAAATATATTAAAAATATATCAGAAACGTTTTCAAAATATTCTAATTGATGAATTTCAAGATACTAATAGTATTCAATATAGTTGTATATATTTATTATATAAAAAAAATTATAAAGCAAAAGTTACTATAGTAGGTGATGATGATCAATCCATCTATGGATGGCGAGGTGCAAAAATAGAAAATATTAATCATTTTTTAAAAGATTTTCATAATGTAGAAACTATTTTATTAGAACAAAATTATCGTTCAACAAATAATATTCTTAATGCTGCGAATAAATTAATATCAAATAATAATTTAACTAGATTAGAAAAAAAATTATGGACTAATACTAATAATGGTAAATTGATATCAATATATTTTGCATTAAATGAATTTGACGAAGCTAATTTTATTATAAATTATATAAAAAATAATTTAATTAAAAAAAATATACAATTAAATAATTGTGTAATTTTATATAGAAATAATTCACAATCACGTATTATAGAAGAAAACATGTTAAGAAATAATATCCCTTATAAAATAACTGGAGGCGTAAGATTTTGTGAAAGACAAGAAATAAAAAATACTTTATCATATTTAAAATTAATATCTAATCATAATGATGATAGTTCTTTTGAAAGAATTATTAATATTCCTAAAAGAGGAATAGGAATTGTTACTATAAATACTATAAAATCTATAGCTAAAAAATTTAATTTAACTTTATGGAAAGCAAGTAAATTTATTATTAACGAAAAAAAAAATATATTAAATACTATAATATATAATTCAATAAAAAAGTTTATTTTTTTAATAAAATATTTAAAAGAAAATACTATTAATTATACATTACCAATAAAAATTGAAAAAATTATAAAATTTTCAGGATTATGGAATTTATATTTAAAAGATAATACTAAAATTAATAATTTAAAAGAATTAATTAATTCTTCAACTCAATTTATAGAATTTAATTCTATTAATACTAATAATAGTAATTTAATAGAATTTTTATCACAAACTATATTAGAGTATGAAAATAAAAAAAAAGAACAAGAGGATAAAAAAAATAATTTTATACAGATGATGACTATTCATGCTTCTAAAGGATTAGAATTTTCTCAAGTATTTATTATAGGTATGGAAGAAGGAATTTTTCCTAATAAATTATCATTAAATAATAACGAATATCTTTATGAAGAAAGACGTTTAGCATATGTAGGTATTACACGAGCTAAAAAAAAATTAATATTAACTTATACAAAAAAACGTTCTTTTTATGGAAAAGAAATTAATTCATTACCATCTAGATTTATAAAAGAATTACCTAATAAATGTATTAAAAAAATTAGTTATTTAGATTATAGAAAAGATTCTACAAATATTATTTGTAATAATAATGATTTCTATTTAGGACAAACAATTTATCATAGTACCTTTGGTAAGGGAATTATTTTAAAAATTGAACAAATAAAAAATAATAAAAAGATAAAAATAGCATTTACGAATATAGGTATTAAATGGATAATGTCTAATTATATTAAAATATATAATAAATGA
- the corA gene encoding magnesium/cobalt transporter CorA codes for MLNVFKIYKNRLTNLELNNSNFSDSIWIDLIKPNDNERKKIYYFLGQNLATKPELEDIEASARFFENEEGLHIHSFFFYEDIDDHAGTTTVAFTIKSGRLYTLRERELPAFRLYRMRTRNQKLADGNPYELLLDLFETKIEQLADEIENIYSDLEHLSRIIMKGHQDNEFDNALSTLAELEDIGWKVRLCLMDTQRALNFLMRKTRLPNNQMEQAREIQRDIESLLPHNESLLQKVNFLMQAAMGFINIEQNRIIKIFSLVSVIFLPPTLVASSYGMNFSFIPELKWKYGYPYALILMILAGLAPYFYFKKKKWL; via the coding sequence ATGTTAAATGTTTTTAAAATATATAAAAATCGTTTGACAAATTTAGAATTAAATAACAGTAATTTTTCAGATTCTATATGGATAGATTTAATTAAACCTAATGATAATGAAAGAAAAAAAATTTATTATTTTTTAGGACAGAATTTAGCTACTAAACCTGAATTAGAAGATATAGAAGCATCTGCAAGATTTTTTGAAAATGAAGAAGGTTTACATATTCATTCATTTTTTTTTTATGAGGATATTGATGATCATGCAGGAACTACAACAGTAGCATTTACAATTAAAAGTGGACGTTTATATACATTAAGAGAAAGAGAGTTACCTGCTTTTCGTTTATATAGAATGCGTACTCGGAATCAAAAATTAGCTGATGGTAATCCATATGAATTGTTATTAGATTTATTTGAAACAAAAATTGAACAATTAGCAGATGAAATTGAAAATATATATAGTGATTTAGAACATTTAAGTAGAATAATTATGAAAGGACATCAAGATAATGAATTTGATAATGCACTTTCAACTTTAGCAGAATTAGAAGATATTGGGTGGAAAGTTAGACTATGTTTAATGGATACACAAAGAGCTTTAAACTTTTTAATGAGAAAAACAAGATTACCTAATAATCAAATGGAACAAGCAAGAGAAATTCAAAGAGATATTGAATCATTATTACCACATAATGAATCTTTACTTCAAAAAGTTAATTTTTTGATGCAAGCGGCTATGGGTTTTATTAATATAGAACAGAATCGTATTATAAAAATTTTTTCATTAGTTTCTGTAATTTTTTTACCACCAACTTTAGTTGCTTCAAGTTATGGTATGAATTTTTCTTTTATTCCTGAATTAAAATGGAAATATGGCTATCCATATGCATTAATATTAATGATATTAGCTGGTTTAGCTCCATATTTTTATTTTAAAAAAAAAAAATGGTTATAA
- a CDS encoding amino acid permease, which translates to MKSKKKTKNKIDINKYNNSTFQNSKYNQIMTNRHIQMISIGGTIGSGLFLGTGYRLHQMGIGLILMYLICGLFCFFIMRALGELLFYRPSSGSFVSYSSEFLGNKAAYVCGWMYFINWIITGIIDITAITIYVSYWKRFNFIPQCSIVFIIVIIIGIINLIGVKWFAEIEFWFSMIKVIAIITFLIIGTIIFCNQYYSYNNVNIHNGYNFLFEGNNQIFPNGFFTSISLIQGVIFSFASIELIGTTSEECKNPKKVLPKAINSIIFRIIFFYVGSILLLILLMPWNEYKMYESPFITYFNKIGFKYIAGIMNIVILSATFSSLSSGLYSTSRILRSLAIIGCAPKIMAKMNRNKVPYVGIIITLMFYMLGIYLNYKFHFKIFEIMINIASLGIISAWTFIILCQMKLRKAINQGKIKEVKFKMPGYPFTSWLTLCFLLIVTISMFFKYPNFIYLIISILILIIVLYIGWLKVKKNVKNYKKIKK; encoded by the coding sequence ATAAAAAGTAAAAAGAAAACTAAAAATAAAATAGATATTAATAAATATAATAATTCAACTTTTCAAAATTCTAAATATAATCAAATAATGACAAACCGTCATATTCAAATGATTTCAATTGGTGGTACTATTGGTTCCGGTTTGTTTTTAGGAACAGGTTATAGATTACATCAGATGGGAATAGGATTAATTCTCATGTATTTAATATGTGGGTTATTTTGTTTTTTTATTATGAGAGCATTAGGAGAATTATTATTCTATAGACCTTCTAGTGGAAGTTTTGTTTCTTATTCTTCAGAATTTTTAGGTAATAAAGCAGCATATGTATGTGGTTGGATGTATTTTATTAATTGGATAATAACAGGTATTATTGACATAACAGCTATAACAATTTATGTTTCTTATTGGAAAAGATTTAATTTTATACCTCAATGTTCAATAGTTTTTATTATAGTAATAATTATCGGTATAATTAATCTTATAGGAGTTAAATGGTTTGCTGAAATAGAATTTTGGTTTTCTATGATAAAAGTTATAGCAATTATAACTTTTCTTATAATTGGTACAATAATTTTTTGTAACCAATATTATTCTTATAATAATGTAAATATACATAATGGATATAATTTTCTTTTTGAGGGAAATAATCAAATTTTTCCTAATGGTTTTTTTACATCAATATCTTTAATACAAGGTGTAATATTTTCTTTTGCTTCTATAGAGTTAATTGGTACAACTTCAGAAGAATGTAAAAATCCTAAAAAAGTATTACCTAAAGCTATTAATAGCATTATTTTTAGAATTATTTTTTTTTATGTAGGATCTATATTATTATTGATTCTTTTAATGCCATGGAATGAATATAAAATGTATGAAAGTCCTTTTATTACATATTTTAATAAAATAGGATTTAAATATATAGCTGGAATAATGAATATAGTTATTTTAAGTGCAACTTTTTCAAGTTTAAGTTCAGGATTGTATTCTACAAGTAGAATTTTAAGATCTTTAGCGATTATAGGATGTGCACCTAAAATAATGGCTAAAATGAATAGAAATAAAGTTCCTTATGTTGGTATAATTATAACTCTTATGTTTTATATGTTAGGAATATATTTAAATTATAAATTTCATTTTAAAATATTTGAAATTATGATTAATATTGCTTCTTTAGGAATTATTTCTGCATGGACTTTTATTATTCTTTGTCAAATGAAGTTAAGAAAAGCTATTAATCAGGGAAAAATTAAAGAAGTTAAGTTTAAAATGCCTGGATATCCTTTTACTTCTTGGTTAACTTTATGCTTTCTTTTAATTGTAACAATTTCAATGTTTTTTAAATATCCTAATTTTATATATTTGATAATTTCTATACTTATATTAATAATTGTATTATATATAGGATGGTTAAAAGTTAAAAAAAATGTAAAAAATTACAAAAAAATAAAAAAATAA